A single region of the Arcobacter lacus genome encodes:
- a CDS encoding MlaD family protein → MDTKINFFKIGLFVSSLFTLLVIFIFWLGKYGLEDKKYDDYSIFFSESVSGLNIGSSIKFMGFEVGTVKDIKINPYNSEEIEIDIQIQKGTPIKEDNFAILGNLGITGLKYIELKGGSNNSKLLGENQYGMKVIKSKTSALTTFVDSTEDITKEITILLGQMKKVLNDENISNFSSLLSKSEKSMENIEQFSAYLVKNEKKIDELINSMKNFANTGNSSFASVKTSADSFKELTTKIKEEFDKGTFNLKGMSIESFENLNSLLKNLENNLNLTQDLINNINESPSDLLLKQKNIKYGPGEKE, encoded by the coding sequence ATGGATACTAAAATTAACTTTTTTAAAATAGGATTATTTGTAAGTTCACTATTTACTCTTTTAGTAATATTTATTTTTTGGCTTGGAAAATATGGACTAGAAGATAAAAAATATGATGATTATTCAATCTTTTTTTCAGAATCAGTTTCAGGACTAAATATCGGCTCTTCTATAAAATTTATGGGATTTGAAGTTGGAACTGTAAAAGATATCAAAATAAATCCATATAATTCGGAAGAGATAGAAATAGATATTCAAATACAAAAAGGAACTCCAATAAAAGAGGACAATTTTGCTATTTTGGGAAACCTTGGAATTACTGGATTAAAATATATTGAATTAAAAGGTGGAAGTAATAACTCAAAACTTTTAGGCGAAAATCAATATGGAATGAAAGTCATAAAATCAAAAACATCTGCCTTGACAACATTTGTTGATTCAACAGAAGATATTACAAAAGAGATAACCATTCTTTTAGGTCAAATGAAAAAAGTTTTAAATGATGAAAATATCTCAAATTTTTCTTCACTTTTATCAAAAAGTGAAAAAAGCATGGAAAACATAGAGCAATTTTCTGCATATTTAGTTAAAAATGAAAAAAAAATAGATGAACTTATCAATAGTATGAAGAACTTTGCTAATACAGGAAATTCATCATTTGCAAGTGTTAAAACATCTGCTGATAGTTTTAAAGAACTAACAACAAAAATAAAAGAAGAGTTTGACAAAGGAACTTTTAATCTAAAAGGAATGAGTATTGAAAGTTTTGAGAACTTAAATAGTTTATTAAAAAACCTTGAAAATAATTTGAATCTAACTCAAGATTTAATAAATAATATAAATGAAAGCCCAAGTGACTTACTACTAAAACAAAAAAATATAAAATATGGCCCAGGAGAAAAAGAATGA
- a CDS encoding ABC transporter ATP-binding protein: MKIIEVNNLYTAFGENVVHNDISFSVNEGEIFGILGGSGSGKSVLVKQIVMLNQIQRGNIKIFDKDISTLSLKQTEELKLQFSYLFQFGALYSFLNVIENISVMLKEYTNLPKDLIEKIAYTNLDIVGLPKSVAKLYPSQLSGGMKKRVALARSLAMQPKILFLDEPTSGLDPASTKSVNELLLYLKNSLNITTVIITHDLDTIKTLLDRFIIIKKEKIFDGNITEALKSEDEFIKDFLTNKKAT; encoded by the coding sequence ATGAAAATCATAGAAGTAAACAACCTTTATACAGCTTTTGGCGAAAATGTAGTGCATAATGATATTTCATTTAGTGTAAATGAAGGTGAAATATTTGGAATATTAGGTGGAAGTGGTTCAGGGAAAAGTGTTTTAGTAAAACAGATAGTTATGCTAAATCAAATTCAAAGAGGAAATATAAAAATCTTTGATAAAGATATTTCTACTTTGTCATTAAAACAAACGGAAGAATTAAAACTTCAGTTTTCTTATCTTTTCCAGTTTGGAGCTTTGTACTCATTTTTAAATGTGATTGAAAATATAAGTGTGATGCTAAAAGAGTACACAAACCTACCAAAAGATTTGATAGAAAAGATTGCATATACAAACCTTGATATAGTTGGACTTCCAAAAAGTGTAGCAAAACTATATCCTTCACAATTAAGTGGTGGAATGAAAAAAAGAGTTGCACTTGCAAGAAGTTTAGCAATGCAACCAAAAATCTTATTTTTAGATGAACCGACAAGTGGATTAGATCCAGCTAGTACAAAAAGTGTAAATGAACTATTGCTTTATTTAAAAAATAGTTTAAATATAACAACGGTTATAATAACACACGATTTAGATACGATAAAAACTTTGCTTGATAGATTTATCATAATAAAAAAAGAGAAAATCTTTGATGGAAATATAACAGAAGCTTTAAAAAGCGAAGATGAGTTTATCAAAGATTTTTTAACAAATAAAAAGGCTACTTAA
- a CDS encoding MlaE family ABC transporter permease, which translates to MENCDYFLLEKNENNYKLTLLNIWDKQTLPNIIKKIELLNFSKNSKLSIDFADLKECDSSAIIYLISFLNIFEKKNITILNNKNHEKIFDFYKKHYQTKLFEEEKKNLFFEDLGKKTYDIYKESKEFIGFIGKVFYFFIYAIFNPSKIRFKAMLKYIETSAFDALLIVAVTSFLVGVVIAYQGSVQLEKFGANIFIVEMISITMFREIAPLVTAIVIAGRSASSYTAEIGAMKITEEIDAMKTMNFEPTLFLTLPRIFALCISLPLLVFFADIIGVFGGMVIASSSLDVTFIEFINRLHNEVPLKHLILGVFKALFFGFAIAIIGCYRGFQVQNNTTSIGKFTTMSVVNAIFVVILIDAVFSIIFTQMGI; encoded by the coding sequence ATGGAAAATTGTGACTATTTTTTGTTAGAAAAAAATGAAAATAACTATAAACTAACTTTATTAAATATTTGGGATAAACAAACACTTCCAAATATTATAAAAAAAATAGAACTTCTTAATTTCTCAAAAAACAGTAAGCTCAGCATTGATTTTGCAGACCTAAAAGAGTGCGATAGTAGTGCGATTATTTATCTAATCTCATTTTTAAATATTTTTGAAAAAAAAAACATCACTATTTTAAATAATAAAAACCATGAAAAGATATTTGATTTTTATAAAAAACATTATCAAACTAAACTTTTTGAAGAAGAGAAAAAAAACCTATTTTTTGAAGATTTAGGTAAAAAAACCTATGACATTTATAAAGAATCAAAAGAGTTTATTGGCTTTATAGGAAAAGTTTTTTATTTTTTTATTTATGCGATTTTTAATCCATCAAAAATAAGATTTAAAGCGATGTTAAAATATATCGAAACTTCTGCTTTTGATGCACTTTTGATTGTTGCGGTTACTTCATTTTTAGTTGGAGTTGTTATTGCTTATCAAGGAAGTGTTCAACTTGAAAAGTTTGGAGCAAATATATTTATCGTTGAGATGATAAGTATAACAATGTTTAGAGAAATTGCTCCACTTGTAACTGCTATTGTAATTGCTGGACGAAGTGCAAGTTCATATACAGCTGAAATAGGAGCTATGAAAATAACAGAAGAAATTGATGCTATGAAAACTATGAATTTTGAGCCAACTTTGTTTTTAACGCTTCCAAGAATATTTGCTTTATGTATCTCTTTGCCACTTTTGGTTTTTTTTGCAGATATTATAGGAGTTTTTGGAGGAATGGTAATAGCAAGTTCTAGTTTAGATGTAACATTTATCGAGTTTATAAATAGACTTCACAATGAAGTTCCACTAAAACATCTTATCTTAGGAGTTTTCAAAGCATTATTTTTTGGTTTTGCTATTGCAATTATCGGATGTTATAGAGGTTTTCAAGTGCAAAACAATACAACAAGTATAGGAAAGTTTACAACAATGAGTGTTGTAAATGCTATATTTGTAGTGATTTTGATAGATGCAGTTTTCTCTATAATTTTTACTCAAATGGGAATATAA
- a CDS encoding helix-turn-helix domain-containing protein has protein sequence MAIFEIPSIASDEEIDKFLETISKNVKRIRVQKGVNQFDLALTIGQKGSGFIACAENCTKGKRFNLIHLYKIAKALEVPVEEFFKPIDDL, from the coding sequence TTGGCTATTTTTGAAATACCCTCTATTGCAAGTGATGAAGAGATAGATAAATTCTTAGAAACTATCTCAAAAAATGTAAAAAGAATCAGAGTACAAAAAGGTGTAAATCAATTTGATTTAGCTTTAACAATTGGACAAAAAGGTTCTGGATTTATTGCATGTGCTGAAAATTGTACTAAAGGAAAAAGATTCAATCTTATCCATCTTTATAAAATAGCAAAAGCATTAGAAGTTCCTGTTGAAGAGTTTTTCAAGCCTATTGATGATTTATAA